In Aquila chrysaetos chrysaetos chromosome 10, bAquChr1.4, whole genome shotgun sequence, the following proteins share a genomic window:
- the RAP2B gene encoding ras-related protein Rap-2b, translated as MREYKVVVLGSGGVGKSALTVQFVTGSFIEKYDPTIEDFYRKEIEVDSSPSVLEILDTAGTEQFASMRDLYIKNGQGFILVYSLVNQQSFQDIKPMRDQIIRVKRYERVPMILVGNKVDLEGEREVSFGEGKALAEEWSCPFMETSAKNKASVDELFAEIVRQMNYASQPNGDEQCCSSCAIL; from the coding sequence ATGCGGGAGTACAaggtggtggtgctgggctCGGGCGGCGTGGGCAAGTCCGCCCTCACCGTCCAGTTCGTGACGGGCTCCTTCATCGAGAAGTATGACCCCACCATCGAGGACTTCTACCGCAAGGAGATCGAGGTGGACTCCTCGCCGTCGGTGCTGGAGATCCTGGACACGGCGGGCACCGAGCAGTTCGCCTCCATGCGGGACCTCTACATCAAGAACGGGCAGGGCTTCATCCTGGTCTACAGCCTGGTGAACCAGCAGAGCTTCCAGGACATCAAGCCCATGCGGGACCAGATCATCCGGGTGAAGAGGTACGAAAGGGTGCCCATGATCCTGGTGGGCAACAAGGTGGACCTGGAGGGCGAGCGGGAGGTCTCCTTCGGGGAGGGCAAAGCCCTGGCCGAGGAGTGGAGCTGCCCCTTCATGGAGACCTCGGCCAAAAACAAAGCCTCGGTGGACGAGCTCTTCGCGGAGATCGTCAGGCAGATGAACTACGCCTCGCAGCCCAACGGGGACGAGCAGTGCTGCTCCTCCTGCGCCATCCTCtga